The following proteins come from a genomic window of Corallococcus sp. NCRR:
- a CDS encoding trypsin-like peptidase domain-containing protein, which translates to MSVSAPARRAKLLGTLFCTLTALACGPAPESGSPEQQPALNESSAPVVYGNDDRFDVYAHPSAALRERAQQSTVALLFPEDIDDSNPNNVVLSDVTLDDWENLCTDQRFRNDPAPAFCSGTLIDDDLVLTAGHCVETAADCRDTRFVFKFYKTAENTLETLTTQDIFSCKSIVTRKLVESGDRYVDFAIIRLDRSAAPRFTPAPIRPGNDALAVGQNVAVIGSGSGIPFKIDSGGSVRENNASFKDYFIATTDTFAGNSGSGVYETANNTVAGILVFGDEDYVPRSGAGCNVVNVCQESACGGEGVIYVNQAISAFCAANTSVRLCNTTPPPATNYAFNASNTASATRNTVNGTVTLKAGDKLTVGTCGVTGAALTSGDSFLRLRGPSGTEVAFNDDGCGSGYGSRISYTASVAGTYEVRAGCYQAGACAGTVAWEIAQASAATQGSFAFNVSNTANATTGTANSDVTLAAGQTLSFGSCGVAGASGTGDTVVRLFNAAGQQVTFNDDASGCGSLSRAAYTVPASAGGTYQMRVGCFGNEACSGTAAWTLQ; encoded by the coding sequence ATGTCCGTGTCCGCCCCCGCCCGCCGCGCGAAGCTGCTCGGCACCCTGTTCTGCACCCTCACCGCCCTGGCCTGCGGGCCGGCCCCCGAGTCCGGTTCGCCGGAGCAGCAGCCCGCGCTGAACGAGTCCAGCGCGCCGGTCGTCTACGGCAACGACGACCGCTTCGACGTCTACGCGCACCCCAGCGCGGCCCTGCGGGAGCGGGCCCAGCAGTCCACCGTGGCGCTGCTGTTCCCGGAGGACATCGACGACTCGAACCCGAACAACGTCGTGCTGAGCGACGTGACGCTGGACGACTGGGAGAACCTCTGCACGGACCAGCGCTTCCGGAACGACCCGGCGCCGGCCTTCTGCTCGGGCACGCTCATCGACGATGACCTGGTGCTGACCGCGGGCCACTGCGTGGAGACGGCGGCGGACTGCCGCGACACGCGCTTCGTCTTCAAGTTCTACAAGACGGCGGAGAACACGCTGGAGACCCTCACCACGCAGGACATCTTCTCCTGCAAGAGCATCGTGACGCGCAAGCTGGTGGAGAGCGGCGACCGCTACGTGGACTTCGCCATCATCCGGCTGGACCGCTCGGCGGCGCCGCGCTTCACCCCCGCCCCCATCCGCCCGGGCAACGACGCGCTGGCGGTGGGCCAGAACGTGGCCGTCATCGGCAGCGGCAGCGGCATCCCGTTCAAGATCGACTCGGGCGGCTCCGTGCGTGAGAACAACGCGTCGTTCAAGGACTACTTCATCGCCACCACGGACACCTTCGCGGGCAACTCCGGCTCCGGCGTGTACGAGACGGCCAACAACACCGTGGCCGGCATCCTGGTGTTCGGCGACGAGGACTACGTCCCCCGCTCGGGCGCGGGCTGCAACGTGGTCAACGTGTGCCAGGAGAGCGCCTGCGGCGGCGAGGGCGTCATCTACGTGAACCAGGCCATCTCCGCGTTCTGCGCGGCCAACACCAGCGTGCGGCTGTGCAACACCACGCCGCCCCCGGCGACGAACTACGCCTTCAACGCGTCCAACACCGCCAGCGCCACGCGCAACACCGTCAACGGCACGGTGACGCTCAAGGCCGGCGACAAGCTCACCGTGGGCACCTGCGGCGTCACCGGCGCGGCCCTCACCAGCGGTGACTCCTTCCTGCGCCTGCGCGGCCCGTCCGGCACGGAGGTCGCCTTCAACGACGACGGCTGTGGCAGCGGCTACGGCTCCAGGATTTCCTACACGGCCAGCGTCGCGGGCACCTACGAGGTCCGCGCCGGCTGCTACCAGGCCGGCGCCTGCGCCGGCACGGTGGCCTGGGAGATTGCCCAGGCCAGCGCGGCCACCCAGGGCTCGTTCGCCTTCAACGTGAGCAACACCGCCAACGCCACCACGGGCACGGCGAACAGCGACGTGACGCTCGCGGCCGGCCAGACGCTGTCCTTCGGCAGCTGCGGCGTGGCGGGCGCGTCCGGCACGGGTGACACGGTGGTGCGCCTGTTCAACGCGGCCGGCCAGCAGGTGACGTTCAACGACGACGCCTCCGGCTGCGGCTCGCTGTCCCGCGCGGCCTACACCGTGCCGGCGAGCGCGGGCGGCACGTACCAGATGCGCGTGGGCTGCTTCGGCAACGAGGCGTGCAGCGGCACGGCGGCCTGGACCCTCCAGTAG
- a CDS encoding class I SAM-dependent methyltransferase, whose product MRQPILSVHGAALPVAPEANHLVLVNPPREDEPPTEEAFMEAREWLDSLHSRMVQGPDETLHAGMTALHGGLIHRRRRWSPEVWKRFCQELARKHPMRPFLHQCPFTRHAFERPRGYAGDAALIDYLYMDHAADELHAGREIYRYMHGQPSARSVRERRELLARMMDETAARRPDGRVLSVACGHLREAESSRAVVERKLQELIAFDQDPVSLAEISRLHPGGIVRPVCGSVRSLLAGKAVFQDLDFAYSAGLYDYLSDSVAARLTALLFQMLRPGGRLLVANFAVHPPETGYMEAFMDWWLTYRDEDGMRDLLSETPLEQVDNVRLFRDSQDNVIYLEVTRR is encoded by the coding sequence ATGCGCCAGCCCATCCTGTCGGTCCACGGCGCGGCTCTGCCGGTCGCGCCTGAAGCCAACCACCTCGTCCTGGTGAATCCCCCCCGGGAAGACGAGCCTCCCACGGAAGAAGCGTTCATGGAGGCGCGCGAGTGGCTGGACAGCCTGCACTCGCGGATGGTGCAGGGGCCGGATGAGACGCTGCATGCCGGCATGACGGCCCTGCACGGGGGGCTGATCCACCGGCGGCGGCGGTGGAGCCCGGAGGTGTGGAAGCGCTTCTGCCAGGAGCTGGCGCGCAAGCACCCCATGCGCCCCTTCCTGCACCAGTGCCCCTTCACCCGGCACGCCTTCGAGCGGCCCCGTGGCTACGCGGGGGACGCGGCGCTCATCGACTACCTCTACATGGACCACGCGGCGGACGAGCTGCACGCGGGCCGCGAAATCTACCGCTACATGCACGGGCAGCCCTCCGCGCGCAGCGTGCGCGAGCGCCGGGAGCTGCTCGCGCGGATGATGGACGAGACGGCCGCGCGGCGCCCCGACGGGCGCGTGCTGTCGGTGGCGTGCGGGCACCTGCGGGAGGCGGAGTCGTCGCGCGCGGTGGTGGAGCGGAAGCTCCAGGAGCTCATCGCGTTCGACCAGGACCCGGTGAGCCTGGCGGAGATTTCGCGCCTGCACCCGGGGGGCATCGTGCGGCCGGTGTGCGGCTCGGTCCGCTCCCTGCTCGCGGGCAAGGCGGTGTTCCAGGACCTGGACTTCGCGTACTCCGCCGGGCTGTACGACTACCTGTCGGACTCCGTGGCCGCCCGCCTCACCGCGCTGCTCTTCCAGATGCTGCGCCCGGGCGGACGCCTGCTGGTGGCCAACTTCGCGGTGCACCCGCCGGAGACGGGCTACATGGAGGCCTTCATGGACTGGTGGCTCACCTACCGGGACGAGGACGGCATGCGCGACCTCCTGTCGGAGACGCCGCTGGAGCAGGTGGACAACGTGCGGCTGTTCCGCGATTCGCAGGACAACGTCATCTACCTGGAAGTGACGCGCCGCTAG
- a CDS encoding STAS/SEC14 domain-containing protein, with protein sequence MKIEIAHLPHDIIEIIYPSEVTPKDVTEYVEQLKKDITARKGAEWSALVDQSRLRVMPASVVGEMARLNAYAQQLGMKRSARVVSDPGSGLQAWRMTKNAGLTIPAKTFETRSEALSWLEAPDAD encoded by the coding sequence ATGAAGATTGAAATCGCCCACCTGCCCCACGACATCATCGAGATCATCTATCCGTCGGAAGTGACGCCGAAGGACGTGACCGAGTACGTCGAGCAACTGAAGAAGGACATCACCGCCCGCAAGGGCGCGGAGTGGTCCGCGCTGGTGGACCAGTCCCGGCTGCGCGTGATGCCCGCCTCGGTGGTGGGGGAGATGGCCCGGCTGAACGCCTACGCCCAGCAGCTCGGCATGAAGCGCTCCGCGCGCGTGGTGAGCGACCCCGGCAGCGGCCTGCAGGCGTGGCGCATGACCAAGAACGCCGGCCTCACCATCCCCGCGAAGACCTTCGAGACCCGCTCCGAGGCCCTGTCCTGGCTCGAAGCCCCCGACGCGGACTGA
- the maiA gene encoding maleylacetoacetate isomerase: protein MKNLKLHGYWRSSASWRARIALNWKGLPFEYLAVHLLKDGGQQNSADYRALNPMARVPTLEWTEADGQARKLSESMAILEYLEERVPSPALLPTDAYLRAKARMLAEMVNAGMQPLQNTSVTLRIKNELKADEKAWAAHWNVHGLTALEAAVQATAGRYCVGDAVSFADVLLVPQLYGARRFGVDLKSYPTLLRIEAACNELPAFQAAQPDRQPDAQPA from the coding sequence ATGAAGAACCTCAAGCTGCACGGCTACTGGCGCTCCTCCGCGTCGTGGCGCGCGCGCATCGCGCTGAACTGGAAGGGGCTGCCCTTCGAGTACCTGGCGGTGCACCTGCTCAAGGACGGTGGTCAGCAGAACTCCGCGGACTACCGCGCGCTGAACCCCATGGCCCGCGTGCCCACCCTGGAGTGGACGGAAGCGGACGGGCAGGCGCGCAAGCTGTCCGAGTCCATGGCCATCCTGGAGTACCTGGAGGAGCGCGTGCCCTCGCCCGCCCTCCTGCCCACGGATGCGTACCTGCGCGCGAAGGCCCGCATGCTGGCCGAGATGGTGAACGCGGGGATGCAGCCCCTGCAGAACACGTCGGTAACGCTGCGCATCAAGAACGAGCTGAAGGCGGACGAGAAGGCCTGGGCGGCGCACTGGAACGTGCACGGGCTGACGGCGCTGGAGGCGGCGGTGCAGGCGACGGCGGGGCGTTATTGTGTGGGAGACGCAGTGTCGTTCGCGGACGTCCTGCTCGTTCCCCAGCTCTACGGGGCCCGCCGGTTCGGTGTAGACCTGAAGTCCTATCCCACGCTCTTGCGGATTGAAGCGGCGTGCAACGAACTCCCCGCCTTCCAGGCGGCGCAGCCGGACCGGCAGCCCGACGCGCAGCCGGCGTAG
- the hppD gene encoding 4-hydroxyphenylpyruvate dioxygenase, whose amino-acid sequence MAKQESLGIKALESIHWYVHDLERSRQFYTKGLDFAEVAVSGPELEAHGKQKSALFQAGEIALVVSQPVGEGGRAWRYLRKHPDGVGTLNFEVEDVEKAFKLLEQRGATFITDIQRFTDDAGGKLSFFSITTPFGDTTFRFLQRNNYKSIYPGFQVHAQPKGGQNKYGFDKLDHVTSNFQTMKPMLLWMEHVMGFEKFWHIEFHTDDVASQQKRDHGSGLKSEVMWDPKSGVKFANNEPKFPFFKASQINIFNEDHRGDGVQHLAITVKDILTSVKDMRQNAGIQFMPTPGSYYDALPERIQNMGIKKIDEDINVLRDLEVLIDGDKERSYMLQIFMKDAASLYKQADAGPFFYEIIQRKGDQGFGGGNFRALFESIERAQKAEGRV is encoded by the coding sequence ATGGCCAAGCAGGAATCGCTGGGCATCAAGGCCCTGGAGAGCATCCACTGGTACGTGCATGACCTGGAGCGCAGCCGCCAGTTCTACACGAAGGGGTTGGACTTCGCGGAGGTGGCTGTGTCCGGGCCGGAGCTGGAGGCGCACGGCAAGCAGAAGTCCGCGCTGTTCCAGGCGGGTGAGATTGCCCTGGTGGTGAGCCAGCCTGTCGGCGAGGGCGGCCGCGCGTGGCGCTACCTGCGCAAGCACCCGGACGGGGTGGGCACGCTGAACTTTGAAGTGGAGGACGTGGAGAAGGCGTTCAAGCTGCTGGAGCAGCGCGGCGCCACGTTCATCACGGACATCCAGCGCTTCACGGACGACGCGGGCGGCAAGCTGTCGTTCTTCTCCATCACGACGCCGTTTGGCGACACCACGTTCCGCTTCCTGCAGCGCAACAACTACAAGTCCATCTACCCGGGCTTCCAGGTGCACGCGCAGCCCAAGGGCGGCCAGAACAAGTACGGCTTCGACAAGCTGGACCACGTCACGTCGAACTTCCAGACGATGAAGCCCATGCTCCTGTGGATGGAGCACGTGATGGGCTTCGAGAAGTTCTGGCACATCGAGTTCCACACGGACGACGTGGCGTCGCAGCAGAAGCGCGACCACGGCAGCGGCCTGAAGTCCGAGGTGATGTGGGACCCGAAGAGCGGCGTGAAGTTCGCGAACAACGAGCCCAAGTTCCCGTTCTTCAAGGCCAGCCAGATCAACATCTTCAACGAGGACCACCGCGGTGACGGCGTGCAGCACCTGGCCATCACGGTGAAGGACATCCTGACCTCCGTGAAGGACATGCGGCAGAACGCGGGCATCCAGTTCATGCCCACGCCGGGCTCGTATTACGACGCGCTGCCGGAGCGCATCCAGAACATGGGCATCAAGAAGATCGACGAGGACATCAACGTCCTGCGCGACCTGGAAGTGCTCATCGACGGGGACAAGGAGCGCAGCTACATGCTCCAGATCTTTATGAAGGACGCGGCGAGCCTCTACAAGCAGGCGGACGCGGGCCCGTTCTTCTACGAAATCATCCAGCGCAAGGGCGACCAGGGCTTCGGCGGCGGCAACTTCCGCGCCCTGTTCGAGAGCATCGAGCGCGCGCAGAAGGCTGAAGGGCGCGTGTAG
- a CDS encoding GAF domain-containing sensor histidine kinase: protein MAQGFQQAGDTPREPHPGQRLGNRYELRQRVKAGRGISTWQGLDLLTHERVLVKITALSAFVPTARHRLEHEAEVLSRLHSPALVPVRHLGTFDELLYLVTPWVDGETLEERLRRGPLSLPEAIVLGQRLLQALAEAHREGVLHRDVKPSNILVRDYPMASAWLTDFGLSRSERLDPTLRDLPVGTARYMSPEQAGLINRPVEAPSDLYAVGLVLFEALSGRPALEGATVGEVLRLHLTAHPRLRPVGVEVPLAMEELIARLSQTDPRDRYQSADAALADLNALEAALSRGEAEPALVTGAHDHRQSLTEPSFVGRREELMTLERELERTHEGGSRAVVVEGESGGGKSRLLEEFSARASGQRAWVLHGQAQDQAAQRPFQLFSGVAEGIAAAAREEPALGALLRERLAGQEAGLCTVLPPLAEVLLPDSRTPRAQGLGPESLSESRSVWSLTALLSALGTPDAPAVVVLEDCQWADTLTLRALEAWSQGRRAGDGRLLLIVSFRSEDIHADHLLRRLAPGAHLKLSAFGAAEVALLAESMAGVLPQEALELVTRLAEGNPFMASAVLHGLVEDGVLMPGPDGWRVQPEAMAHARSSRQAATFLVRRLRLLPPESLHVLSVGAVLGKSFDARAVAALAGTPLEAVTTALEPPRRRHMLWAEGTRSTFVHDKLREVLLDLLSPEERRELHRLAARAAQQAVPTDPFELAYHFDAAGESAQALPYALVAAEQARQRFSLDSAEVNYRIAERGASGADARTRYRIASGLGTALMMRGRYDEAQRQLEAAQALAHDRLEQGRTLGHLGELAFKRGQTVQANAYLEQGLKLLGRWVPPGKLTTGASAAWEILMQAAHTVAPRLWLARKSLARSEEDLLAVNLYSRLAYGYWYQRGRAAVLWAHLRDMNLAERYPPTPELAQAYSAHSPALTTLPWFQRAYAYAEKSLALRQQLGDVWGQGQSLHFYGLALYASSRFKDCIEKCREAVRLLERTGDPWEVNNATFQIAMSLYRLGRLKEAAAVSQKLHAAALALGDRYSLRLGLEAWAKSTGGRIPAALLETELAAPTATDPQSFAGVLQAEALRLLRENEPARAAEVLERAERVVEDAHLRQEYVAPITPWLATARRRLAQQASPLNPRQRDLLLKEADSVAKRAHEVARTYRNNLPHALRERGLMCALRGRPARARKHLDEALRVAEELEMRQERALTLQARGEVGRVQGWPGAARDLETAARELEAMEDGLHREAEHATAGVETLSLVDRFPRVLEVGRRLASALSREAVFETARQSMQELLRAERCAVVDPRAVVSEEDAKNQGLSRTALARALETGRITVLGQGLPGGISESMELLGVRSLLCAPLQVRGKTVACVVASHRKVGALFGEDEERLASFVAILAGAALENAENFERVAALSEEQGRLYREEQEAVRRRDDFLSIAAHELKTPLTSLQLHIQGLQAKAKGAPMPPEKLTAKLESAYSQTQRLGKLVNDLLDISRIAQGQLHIKREDVDLVALVRGQLERSREALTRAECEVRFHASEPRLIGHWDALRMEQVVGNLLTNAMKYGAGKPVEVTLDGDATRVRLEVRDHGIGIAEEDRARIFERFERAVSVRHYGGFGLGLWIVREIVQALGGNIDVASAPEQGSTFTVTLPRSGSPVH, encoded by the coding sequence ATGGCGCAAGGCTTCCAACAGGCCGGCGACACCCCCAGGGAGCCACACCCGGGCCAGCGGCTGGGCAACCGCTACGAGCTGCGCCAGCGGGTGAAGGCCGGCCGGGGCATCTCCACCTGGCAGGGGTTGGACCTGCTCACGCACGAGCGCGTGCTCGTGAAGATCACCGCCCTGTCCGCCTTCGTCCCCACGGCCCGCCACCGGCTGGAGCACGAGGCGGAGGTGCTGTCGCGGCTGCACAGCCCCGCGCTCGTGCCCGTGCGCCACCTGGGCACGTTCGACGAGCTGCTCTATCTGGTCACCCCCTGGGTGGACGGCGAGACGCTGGAGGAGCGCCTGCGGCGCGGCCCCCTGTCGCTGCCGGAGGCCATCGTCCTGGGCCAGCGCCTGCTGCAGGCGCTCGCGGAGGCGCACCGGGAGGGCGTCCTCCACCGCGACGTGAAGCCCTCCAACATCCTGGTGCGCGATTACCCGATGGCTTCCGCGTGGCTCACCGACTTCGGCCTGTCGCGCAGCGAGCGGTTGGACCCGACCCTGCGGGATTTGCCCGTGGGCACCGCGCGCTACATGTCCCCGGAGCAGGCGGGGCTCATCAACCGGCCGGTGGAGGCGCCGTCGGACCTGTACGCGGTGGGCCTGGTGCTCTTCGAGGCGCTGTCCGGCCGCCCCGCGCTGGAGGGCGCGACGGTGGGCGAGGTGCTGCGCCTGCACCTCACCGCGCACCCGCGCCTGCGGCCCGTGGGCGTGGAGGTGCCGCTGGCGATGGAGGAGCTCATCGCGCGCTTGAGCCAGACGGATCCGCGCGACCGCTACCAGTCCGCGGACGCCGCGCTCGCGGACCTGAACGCGCTGGAGGCCGCGCTGTCCCGGGGGGAGGCGGAGCCCGCGCTCGTCACCGGCGCGCACGACCACCGCCAGAGCCTCACCGAGCCGTCCTTCGTGGGCCGCCGCGAGGAGCTGATGACGCTGGAGCGCGAGCTCGAGCGCACGCACGAGGGCGGCTCGCGCGCCGTGGTGGTGGAGGGCGAGTCCGGCGGCGGCAAGAGCCGGCTCCTGGAGGAGTTCTCCGCCCGGGCCTCGGGCCAACGCGCGTGGGTGCTGCATGGCCAGGCGCAGGACCAGGCCGCGCAGCGCCCCTTCCAGCTCTTCTCGGGCGTGGCGGAGGGCATCGCCGCCGCCGCGCGCGAGGAGCCCGCGCTGGGCGCGCTCCTGCGGGAGCGGCTCGCGGGCCAGGAGGCCGGCCTGTGCACGGTGCTGCCCCCGCTCGCGGAGGTGCTCCTCCCGGACTCGCGGACGCCGCGGGCCCAGGGGCTGGGGCCGGAGTCGTTGAGCGAGAGCCGCAGCGTCTGGAGCCTCACCGCGCTCTTGAGCGCGCTGGGCACGCCGGACGCGCCCGCGGTGGTGGTGCTGGAGGATTGCCAGTGGGCGGACACGCTCACGCTGCGCGCGCTGGAGGCATGGTCGCAGGGCCGCCGCGCCGGGGACGGGCGGCTGCTGCTCATCGTGTCCTTCCGCAGCGAGGACATCCACGCGGACCACCTGCTGAGGCGCCTGGCGCCGGGCGCGCACCTGAAGCTGTCCGCCTTTGGCGCGGCCGAGGTGGCGCTGCTGGCGGAGTCCATGGCCGGCGTGCTGCCACAGGAGGCCCTGGAGCTGGTGACGCGGCTGGCGGAGGGCAACCCGTTCATGGCCTCCGCGGTGCTGCACGGGCTGGTGGAGGACGGCGTCCTCATGCCCGGCCCGGACGGCTGGCGGGTGCAGCCGGAGGCCATGGCGCACGCGCGCTCGTCGCGCCAGGCGGCCACCTTCCTGGTGCGACGCCTGCGCCTGCTGCCGCCGGAGTCCCTGCACGTGCTCAGCGTGGGCGCCGTGCTGGGCAAGTCCTTCGACGCGAGGGCGGTGGCGGCCCTCGCCGGCACGCCGCTGGAGGCCGTCACCACCGCGCTGGAGCCCCCGCGCCGCCGGCACATGCTGTGGGCGGAGGGCACGCGCTCCACCTTCGTGCACGACAAGCTGCGCGAGGTGCTGCTGGACCTGCTCTCCCCGGAGGAGCGCCGGGAGCTGCACCGGCTGGCCGCGCGGGCCGCGCAGCAGGCCGTGCCCACCGACCCGTTCGAGCTGGCCTACCACTTCGACGCGGCGGGTGAGAGCGCGCAGGCCCTGCCCTACGCGCTGGTGGCCGCGGAGCAGGCGCGCCAGCGCTTCTCCCTGGACAGCGCGGAGGTGAACTACCGCATCGCGGAGCGCGGCGCTTCCGGCGCGGACGCGCGCACCCGCTACCGCATCGCGTCCGGGCTGGGCACCGCGCTGATGATGCGCGGCCGTTACGACGAGGCGCAGCGGCAGTTGGAGGCCGCGCAGGCCCTGGCGCACGACCGGCTGGAGCAGGGCCGCACGCTGGGCCACCTGGGCGAGCTCGCCTTCAAGCGCGGCCAGACGGTGCAGGCCAACGCCTACCTGGAGCAGGGCCTGAAGCTCCTGGGCCGCTGGGTGCCGCCCGGCAAACTGACCACCGGCGCCAGCGCGGCGTGGGAGATCCTCATGCAGGCCGCGCACACCGTGGCGCCGCGCCTGTGGCTGGCCCGCAAGTCCCTGGCGCGGAGCGAGGAGGACCTGCTCGCGGTCAACCTCTACAGCCGGCTCGCGTACGGCTACTGGTACCAGCGGGGCCGCGCCGCGGTGCTGTGGGCGCACCTGCGTGACATGAACCTGGCGGAGCGCTACCCGCCCACGCCGGAGCTGGCGCAGGCCTACTCCGCGCACTCGCCCGCGCTCACCACCCTGCCCTGGTTCCAGCGCGCGTACGCCTACGCGGAGAAGTCGCTGGCCCTGCGTCAGCAGCTGGGCGACGTGTGGGGCCAGGGCCAGTCGCTGCACTTCTACGGCCTGGCGCTCTACGCCTCGTCGCGCTTCAAGGACTGCATCGAGAAGTGCCGGGAAGCGGTGCGCCTCCTGGAGCGCACCGGCGACCCGTGGGAGGTGAACAACGCCACCTTCCAGATCGCCATGTCGCTCTACCGCCTGGGCCGCCTGAAGGAGGCCGCGGCGGTGAGCCAGAAGCTGCACGCGGCGGCGCTCGCGCTGGGGGACCGGTACTCGCTGCGCCTGGGCCTGGAGGCGTGGGCCAAGTCCACCGGGGGCCGCATCCCCGCGGCGCTCCTGGAGACGGAGCTGGCGGCGCCCACCGCCACCGACCCGCAGTCCTTCGCGGGCGTGCTCCAGGCGGAGGCCCTGCGCCTGCTGCGAGAGAACGAGCCCGCGCGCGCCGCGGAGGTGCTGGAGCGCGCCGAGCGCGTGGTGGAGGACGCGCACCTGCGTCAGGAGTACGTGGCCCCCATCACCCCGTGGCTCGCCACCGCGCGCAGGCGGCTGGCGCAGCAGGCCAGCCCCCTCAATCCCAGACAGCGCGACCTGCTCCTGAAGGAGGCCGACAGCGTGGCGAAGCGCGCCCACGAGGTCGCGCGGACCTACCGCAACAACCTGCCCCACGCGCTGCGCGAGCGCGGCCTGATGTGCGCGCTGCGCGGCCGGCCCGCGCGGGCCCGCAAGCACCTGGACGAAGCCCTGCGCGTGGCCGAAGAGCTGGAGATGCGCCAGGAGCGCGCGCTCACGCTCCAGGCCCGTGGCGAGGTGGGCCGGGTACAGGGCTGGCCCGGCGCCGCGCGCGACCTGGAGACGGCCGCGCGCGAGCTGGAGGCCATGGAGGACGGCCTGCACCGGGAGGCGGAGCACGCCACGGCCGGCGTGGAGACGCTGTCGCTGGTGGACCGCTTCCCGCGCGTGCTGGAGGTGGGGCGCAGGCTCGCGTCCGCCCTGTCGCGCGAGGCCGTCTTCGAAACGGCGCGCCAGTCCATGCAGGAGCTGTTGCGCGCGGAGCGCTGCGCCGTGGTGGACCCGCGCGCGGTGGTGTCGGAAGAGGACGCGAAGAACCAGGGCCTCAGCCGCACCGCGCTCGCGCGCGCGCTGGAGACGGGCCGCATCACCGTGCTGGGCCAGGGGCTGCCCGGCGGCATCAGTGAGAGCATGGAGCTGCTCGGGGTGCGCTCGCTCCTGTGCGCGCCGCTCCAGGTGCGCGGCAAGACGGTGGCGTGCGTGGTGGCCAGCCACCGCAAGGTGGGCGCGCTCTTCGGCGAGGACGAGGAGCGCCTGGCGTCCTTCGTGGCCATCCTCGCGGGCGCGGCGCTGGAGAACGCGGAGAACTTCGAGCGCGTGGCCGCCCTCTCCGAGGAGCAGGGCCGCCTGTACCGGGAGGAGCAGGAGGCCGTGCGCCGACGCGATGACTTCCTGTCCATCGCCGCGCACGAGCTGAAGACGCCGCTCACGTCGCTGCAGCTCCACATCCAGGGGCTCCAGGCCAAGGCCAAGGGCGCGCCCATGCCGCCGGAGAAGCTGACCGCGAAGCTGGAGTCCGCCTATTCGCAGACGCAGCGGCTGGGGAAGCTGGTCAACGACCTCCTGGACATCTCCCGCATCGCGCAGGGCCAGCTGCACATCAAGCGCGAGGACGTGGACCTGGTGGCGCTGGTGCGCGGCCAGTTGGAGCGCAGCCGCGAGGCCCTGACCCGCGCCGAGTGCGAGGTGCGCTTCCACGCCAGCGAGCCGCGCCTCATCGGCCACTGGGACGCGCTCCGGATGGAGCAGGTGGTGGGCAACCTGCTGACCAACGCCATGAAGTACGGCGCGGGCAAGCCCGTGGAGGTGACGCTGGACGGGGACGCCACGCGCGTGCGCCTGGAGGTGCGCGACCACGGCATCGGCATCGCGGAGGAGGACCGGGCGCGCATCTTCGAGCGCTTCGAGCGCGCGGTGTCCGTGCGCCACTACGGCGGCTTCGGGCTGGGGCTGTGGATCGTCCGCGAAATCGTCCAGGCGCTGGGCGGCAACATCGACGTCGCCAGCGCCCCGGAGCAGGGCTCCACCTTCACCGTCACCCTGCCCCGCTCCGGCTCACCGGTGCACTGA
- a CDS encoding fumarylacetoacetate hydrolase family protein, which yields MKLATLKDGTRDGRLIVVKRDNSAYALATNVALTLQAALDDWDAKEPQLRALAQQLEAGAVQSRPLDVKALHAPLPRAYEWVDGSAYINHVVLVRKARNAEPPATLRTDPLVYQGGSGDFLAPTQDIPLRDEVWGLDFESEVCVVLGDTPMGTKAEDADKHIKLVMIANDVSLRNLIPEELAKGFGFFQSKPATAFGPFALTPDELGPAWKEGRVHLRMRSTLNGQLVGDTDAGPEMHFSFRDLIQHLTRTRAFTAGTILGSGTVSNEDRSRGISCLAERRMIETIDAGKASTAFMKPGDTIEIEMLDGEGHSLFGRISQTVVKAP from the coding sequence TTGAAGCTCGCGACGCTCAAGGACGGAACCCGCGACGGTCGGCTCATCGTCGTCAAGCGTGACAACTCCGCCTACGCGCTGGCCACCAACGTGGCCCTCACGCTGCAAGCGGCCCTGGATGACTGGGACGCGAAGGAGCCGCAGCTGCGCGCGCTGGCGCAGCAACTGGAAGCCGGCGCGGTGCAGAGCCGCCCGCTGGACGTGAAGGCGCTGCACGCGCCCCTGCCGCGCGCCTACGAATGGGTGGACGGCAGCGCGTACATCAACCACGTGGTGCTGGTGCGCAAGGCGCGCAACGCGGAGCCGCCGGCCACGCTGCGCACGGATCCGCTGGTGTACCAGGGCGGCTCCGGAGACTTCCTCGCGCCCACGCAGGACATCCCGCTGCGCGACGAGGTCTGGGGCCTGGACTTCGAGAGCGAGGTCTGTGTCGTCCTGGGTGACACGCCCATGGGCACGAAGGCCGAGGACGCGGACAAGCACATCAAGCTGGTGATGATCGCCAACGACGTGTCCCTGCGGAACCTCATCCCGGAGGAGCTGGCCAAGGGCTTCGGCTTCTTCCAGAGCAAGCCCGCCACCGCGTTCGGCCCCTTCGCGCTGACGCCGGACGAGCTGGGCCCCGCGTGGAAGGAGGGCCGCGTGCACCTGCGCATGCGCAGCACGCTCAACGGCCAGCTCGTGGGCGACACGGACGCGGGCCCAGAGATGCACTTCTCCTTCCGCGACCTCATCCAGCACCTGACGCGCACGCGCGCCTTCACCGCGGGCACCATCCTGGGCAGCGGCACGGTGTCCAACGAGGACCGCTCGCGCGGCATCTCCTGCCTCGCCGAGCGCCGGATGATCGAAACCATCGACGCGGGCAAGGCCAGCACGGCGTTCATGAAGCCCGGGGACACCATCGAAATCGAGATGCTGGATGGCGAGGGGCACAGCCTCTTTGGCCGCATCTCCCAGACGGTGGTGAAGGCGCCATGA